A genomic region of Pseudomonas abietaniphila contains the following coding sequences:
- the metF gene encoding methylenetetrahydrofolate reductase [NAD(P)H]: MSQDRRYSFEFFPTKTDAGHEKLLATARTLAGYNPDFFSCTYGAGGSTRDRTINTVLQLEKEVNIPAAPHLSCVGDSKDDLRGLLTQYKDAGINRIVALRGDLPSGMGMASGELRHANDLVTFIREETGSHFHIEVAAYPEMHPQARNFEDDLKNFVRKANAGADSAITQYFFNADSYFYFVERVEKMGVSIPVVPGIMPITNYSKLARFSDACGAEIPRWIRKQLEAYGDDSASIMAFGEQVITEMCERLLQGGAPGLHFYTLNQAEPSLAIWNNLKLPR; encoded by the coding sequence ATGTCCCAAGACCGTCGCTACAGCTTCGAGTTCTTCCCTACGAAGACCGACGCTGGTCATGAAAAACTGCTCGCCACCGCTCGTACGCTGGCAGGCTACAACCCTGATTTCTTCTCCTGCACCTACGGTGCCGGGGGCTCCACGCGTGACCGCACGATCAACACCGTGCTGCAGCTGGAAAAAGAAGTGAACATCCCTGCCGCGCCGCACCTGTCGTGCGTCGGCGACAGCAAGGACGATCTGCGTGGCCTGCTCACGCAGTACAAGGATGCGGGCATCAACCGCATCGTCGCTCTGCGAGGCGACCTGCCATCCGGTATGGGCATGGCCAGCGGTGAGCTGCGTCACGCTAACGACCTGGTCACCTTCATTCGTGAAGAGACCGGCAGCCATTTTCACATCGAAGTCGCTGCTTACCCGGAAATGCACCCGCAAGCGCGTAACTTCGAAGACGATTTGAAGAACTTCGTGCGCAAGGCCAATGCCGGTGCCGACAGCGCCATCACTCAATACTTCTTCAACGCCGACAGCTATTTCTACTTCGTCGAGCGTGTCGAGAAGATGGGCGTCAGCATCCCCGTCGTGCCAGGCATCATGCCGATCACCAACTACAGCAAACTGGCTCGCTTTTCCGATGCCTGCGGTGCGGAAATTCCTCGCTGGATTCGCAAGCAACTGGAAGCCTACGGCGATGACTCCGCCAGCATCATGGCGTTCGGCGAGCAGGTGATCACAGAAATGTGTGAGCGCTTGTTGCAAGGCGGCGCCCCTGGACTGCACTTCTACACGCTGAACCAGGCAGAGCCTAGCCTGGCGATCTGGAACAACCTCAAGCTGCCCCGCTGA
- a CDS encoding type II toxin-antitoxin system RelB/DinJ family antitoxin — MAALLKNTDVRCRIDEDLKERVTTVLNACGLTISEAMRLFLLQVVEAQGLPFEVRVPSDKTARALVQAREIRSRFDSMDELLEDLDGKEAPQARRKQRAKPKAGSSA; from the coding sequence ATGGCCGCATTACTAAAGAACACCGACGTGCGCTGCCGCATAGATGAGGATTTGAAGGAGCGAGTGACGACCGTGCTTAACGCCTGTGGGTTGACGATTAGCGAAGCGATGCGTCTCTTCCTGCTGCAGGTCGTGGAAGCACAAGGGCTTCCGTTCGAGGTGCGTGTACCTTCGGATAAAACCGCCAGAGCCCTGGTTCAGGCGCGAGAAATCCGGAGTCGTTTTGATTCTATGGACGAGCTGTTAGAGGACCTGGATGGCAAAGAAGCACCCCAAGCGCGCAGAAAGCAACGCGCCAAACCCAAAGCGGGCTCCTCTGCCTAG
- a CDS encoding YceI family protein, whose amino-acid sequence MLKKTLAALALGTALLSAGQAMAADYTIDKEGQHAFIDFTISHLGYSFIHGTFKDWSGTFSFDAAKPEDSKISIDIKTASVDTNHAERNKHISSKDFLDVATYPDAKFVSTSVKSTGKNADGKDTADVTGDLTLHGVTKPVVIKAVFNGEGKDPWGGYRAGFNGTTTIKRSDFGKMMDLGPQSDTVTFDISFEGVKAK is encoded by the coding sequence ATGTTGAAAAAGACACTGGCTGCATTGGCCCTCGGTACCGCGCTGCTGTCCGCCGGTCAGGCAATGGCGGCTGATTACACCATCGACAAGGAAGGCCAGCACGCCTTCATCGATTTCACGATCAGCCATTTGGGCTACAGCTTCATCCACGGTACCTTCAAGGACTGGAGCGGCACGTTCAGCTTCGACGCTGCCAAGCCTGAAGACAGCAAAATCAGCATCGACATCAAAACCGCCAGCGTCGACACCAACCACGCTGAGCGTAACAAGCACATCAGCAGCAAGGACTTCCTGGACGTCGCGACTTACCCGGACGCCAAGTTCGTGTCCACCAGTGTCAAGTCGACCGGCAAGAATGCTGATGGCAAAGACACCGCTGACGTCACTGGCGACCTGACCCTGCACGGCGTCACCAAGCCAGTCGTCATCAAAGCCGTCTTCAACGGCGAAGGCAAAGACCCGTGGGGCGGCTACCGTGCCGGCTTCAACGGCACTACCACCATCAAGCGCTCTGATTTCGGCAAGATGATGGACCTGGGTCCACAGTCCGACACCGTCACCTTCGACATCTCGTTCGAAGGCGTCAAAGCCAAGTAA
- a CDS encoding substrate-binding periplasmic protein yields MPQTSRLLCTAFLACLSFSALGEKLRIVTEPWSPYVTVDDQQVSGLDYEMTNTVFKRLGIDVQWQFLPWKRCLMMLEQGEADGVLDIFKVAEREDLLLYPNEPLSDVNWVLFQSNDRPHPFNALEDLRGLTIGVSPGYLYTPEFDTSNLFTREPAPSHEANFGKLVRGRIDLLVTDRIVGQETIKQLKLRDKVSQLPLVLGRRPMYLALRRNVGMDLLVQRFGAELKRFKLEPAYAQLVARYNGEEPPTPSASSADQSVIGAEKTVEQHESSAL; encoded by the coding sequence ATGCCTCAGACTTCCCGACTGCTCTGCACTGCCTTCCTCGCCTGCCTGAGTTTCAGCGCACTGGGCGAAAAGCTGCGCATTGTCACTGAGCCCTGGTCGCCCTACGTAACGGTCGATGACCAACAGGTATCAGGGCTGGACTACGAAATGACGAACACCGTCTTCAAGCGCCTCGGCATCGATGTGCAATGGCAGTTTTTGCCGTGGAAGCGCTGTCTGATGATGCTTGAACAGGGTGAAGCGGACGGTGTGCTGGATATTTTCAAGGTCGCCGAACGAGAAGACCTGCTGCTGTACCCGAACGAGCCCCTGTCGGACGTCAACTGGGTGTTGTTCCAGTCCAACGACAGACCGCACCCGTTCAACGCCCTCGAGGATCTGCGAGGCCTGACCATTGGTGTCTCGCCGGGTTATCTGTACACCCCCGAGTTCGACACCTCGAACCTGTTTACCCGTGAGCCCGCGCCGAGCCACGAGGCCAATTTCGGCAAGCTGGTTCGCGGCCGCATCGATTTACTGGTGACAGACCGCATCGTCGGCCAGGAAACGATCAAGCAGCTCAAGCTGCGTGACAAGGTCAGCCAACTCCCTCTCGTGCTGGGCCGTCGCCCGATGTACCTCGCACTTCGGCGCAACGTGGGCATGGATTTGCTGGTGCAGCGCTTCGGGGCGGAACTCAAGCGCTTCAAGCTGGAACCGGCTTATGCGCAACTGGTGGCGCGCTACAATGGAGAGGAACCGCCGACGCCTTCCGCATCCTCCGCCGATCAATCGGTGATCGGCGCTGAAAAAACCGTTGAGCAGCATGAAAGCAGCGCGTTGTGA
- a CDS encoding DEAD/DEAH box helicase, with amino-acid sequence MSFASLGLSEALVSAIEAAGYTQPTPVQQRAIPAVLQGRDLMVAAQTGTGKTGGFALPILERLFPNGHPDKSQRHGPRQPRVLVLTPTRELAAQVHDSFKVYAKNLKFVSTCIFGGVGMNPQVQAMARGVDVLVACPGRLLDLAGQGSVDLSHVEILVLDEADRMLDMGFVHDVKKVLARLPAKRQNLLFSATFSADITALAGKLLHNPERIEVTPPNTTVERIEQRVFRLPANHKRSLLAHLITQGAWEQVLVFTRTKHGANRLAEYLDKHGLSAVAIHGNKSQNARTKALADFKAGTVRIMVATDIAARGLDIDQLPHVVNFELPNVDEDYVHRIGRTGRAGRSGEAISLVAPDEEKLLKSIERMTKQKIADGDLMGFDINAVEAEKPEVRERPDVRNPRNARGPRGDGPNGGGGGGGRKDKGKDKGKEKPAAAAAASGERPARPARPQKPRQGTPSSEARPSQPPAPRADRAPDEFLDDEVDNFGNRADYVSPYQGKNQQGRNRRPGAPATGSAPAPRGQAPGRSAPRSGSGSGSGTGASTGAGAPAKRSGPRNGSGRDGQARREDAPRNRRPARDDQPARQEPAVRGPRDGQPAPKIMHKESKSDRFPSAELLDQLPSRPRGEKPALLTRNREG; translated from the coding sequence ATGTCCTTTGCTTCCCTCGGTCTCTCCGAGGCTTTAGTCAGCGCCATCGAGGCTGCTGGCTATACCCAGCCTACTCCGGTGCAACAGCGGGCCATTCCCGCCGTGTTGCAAGGCCGCGATCTGATGGTCGCCGCTCAGACAGGTACTGGTAAAACCGGTGGTTTCGCCCTCCCGATTCTGGAGCGCCTTTTCCCCAACGGTCACCCGGACAAATCCCAGCGTCACGGCCCGCGCCAACCGCGCGTTCTGGTCCTGACCCCAACCCGTGAACTCGCAGCCCAGGTTCACGACAGCTTCAAGGTCTACGCCAAGAACCTCAAGTTCGTCAGCACCTGCATCTTCGGCGGTGTCGGCATGAACCCTCAGGTTCAAGCCATGGCCCGCGGTGTCGACGTCCTGGTCGCCTGCCCGGGCCGCCTGCTCGACCTGGCCGGCCAAGGCAGCGTCGACCTGTCTCACGTTGAAATCCTCGTCCTTGACGAGGCCGACCGCATGCTCGACATGGGCTTCGTTCACGACGTGAAGAAAGTCCTCGCGCGACTGCCTGCCAAGCGCCAGAACCTGCTGTTCTCGGCCACCTTCTCGGCCGACATCACCGCGCTGGCCGGCAAGCTGCTGCACAACCCGGAACGCATCGAAGTCACGCCGCCGAACACCACGGTCGAGCGTATCGAACAGCGCGTATTCCGCCTGCCTGCCAACCACAAGCGTTCGCTGCTGGCGCACCTGATCACTCAGGGCGCGTGGGAGCAGGTGCTGGTGTTCACCCGTACCAAGCACGGCGCCAACCGCCTGGCCGAATACCTGGACAAGCACGGCCTGAGCGCCGTGGCGATCCACGGTAACAAGAGCCAGAACGCCCGCACCAAAGCCCTGGCCGACTTCAAGGCCGGCACCGTGCGCATCATGGTTGCCACCGACATCGCAGCACGCGGTCTGGACATCGACCAGCTGCCGCACGTGGTCAACTTCGAGCTGCCGAACGTCGACGAAGATTACGTCCACCGCATCGGTCGTACCGGCCGTGCCGGTCGTTCGGGCGAGGCGATCTCCCTGGTCGCGCCTGACGAAGAAAAGCTGCTCAAGAGCATTGAGCGCATGACTAAACAGAAGATTGCCGATGGCGACCTGATGGGCTTCGACATCAATGCCGTCGAGGCCGAGAAGCCGGAAGTGCGTGAGCGCCCTGACGTGCGCAACCCGCGCAATGCTCGCGGCCCTCGTGGCGATGGCCCGAATGGTGGTGGCGGTGGTGGCGGCCGCAAGGACAAAGGCAAAGACAAGGGCAAGGAAAAACCGGCAGCCGCCGCAGCAGCGTCAGGCGAACGCCCTGCACGTCCGGCGCGTCCGCAGAAGCCTCGCCAGGGCACACCGTCCAGCGAAGCCCGACCGTCGCAGCCGCCAGCACCGCGTGCCGACCGCGCACCGGACGAGTTTCTGGATGACGAGGTCGACAACTTCGGTAACCGCGCCGACTACGTCAGCCCGTACCAAGGCAAGAACCAGCAAGGCCGCAATCGCCGCCCTGGTGCTCCGGCCACCGGCTCCGCTCCGGCACCACGCGGTCAGGCACCTGGTCGCAGCGCGCCGCGCAGCGGTTCAGGTTCGGGGTCAGGCACAGGCGCCAGCACGGGTGCCGGTGCTCCTGCCAAACGCAGCGGTCCGCGCAACGGTTCCGGTCGTGATGGCCAGGCACGTCGTGAAGACGCACCGCGCAATCGCCGCCCGGCCCGTGACGATCAGCCTGCTCGCCAAGAACCAGCCGTTCGCGGCCCTCGCGACGGTCAGCCGGCACCGAAGATCATGCACAAGGAGTCGAAAAGCGATCGCTTCCCGTCCGCCGAGTTGCTCGATCAATTGCCAAGCCGCCCACGCGGTGAAAAGCCAGCCCTGCTGACCCGCAATCGCGAAGGTTAA
- a CDS encoding type II toxin-antitoxin system YafQ family toxin, protein MAKKHPKRAESNAPNPKRAPLPRRVDYTPEFKKSWERYNKAGRHDMNVMREVMGMIWEGQPLPSEYLDHELKGEWAGSRECHVGGDFLLVYQLTERNLIFVDLGTHAELFK, encoded by the coding sequence ATGGCAAAGAAGCACCCCAAGCGCGCAGAAAGCAACGCGCCAAACCCAAAGCGGGCTCCTCTGCCTAGGCGAGTCGATTACACACCGGAGTTTAAAAAATCCTGGGAACGCTATAACAAGGCGGGGCGGCACGACATGAACGTCATGCGCGAGGTCATGGGGATGATCTGGGAAGGCCAGCCGTTACCATCCGAGTATCTGGACCATGAACTTAAAGGCGAATGGGCAGGTTCGCGAGAGTGCCACGTCGGGGGCGACTTCCTGCTGGTCTATCAATTGACTGAGCGCAATTTGATTTTCGTCGACCTCGGCACCCATGCCGAGCTTTTCAAATAA